The Pseudomonas kermanshahensis genome includes a window with the following:
- a CDS encoding FAD-dependent oxidoreductase, with protein sequence MNTRTCDVLVVGAGAGGLATAITAKKHGLDVVVIEKDDCFGGTTAFSGGVLWVPGNRHGMNDSDEAALTYLRNETGDCFDEVAVKAFLRHGPDMVEFFERETAVKFVPTLYPDYHPHVEGGVDVGRSILAAPYDIRGLGPDMARLRPPLKTITFIGMMFNSSNADLKHFFNATRSLTSFVYVAKRLLTHLKELALYRRGTQVTSGNALAARLVKSALDLGIPILTGTPARHLLREGNRVTGVLAKQGDSELRIEARRGVVLACGGFSHDVQRLKQAYPHVRRGGEHFSPVPAGNTGDGARMAETMGAKVDIRLQAAAAWMPVSKVPMGAGRFVAFPHLLDRYKPGVIGVLRSGKRFTNESNSYHDVGAALIEACAEQPETAMWLVCDRRTLAKYGLGFAKPSPMPLGPLLRNGYLLKGSSLTELARKAGIDAAGLEQTVREYNLGAVQGEDRQFGRGTTRFNRYLADPQHTPNPCVAPVAEGPYFAVKVIMGDLGTFDGIRTSVVGEVLGADQQAIDGLYAVGNDRASIMGGNYPGAGITLGPIMTFGYITGRHLAGVEQGLATAGKAREVA encoded by the coding sequence ATGAACACACGCACCTGCGATGTACTGGTGGTGGGGGCGGGAGCCGGCGGCCTGGCGACGGCGATCACTGCGAAAAAACACGGCCTGGATGTGGTCGTCATCGAAAAGGACGACTGCTTCGGCGGCACCACGGCGTTCTCCGGTGGGGTGCTGTGGGTGCCGGGCAACCGGCATGGGATGAACGACAGCGATGAGGCGGCGCTGACCTACCTGCGCAACGAAACCGGCGACTGTTTCGACGAAGTGGCGGTCAAGGCGTTTCTGCGTCACGGGCCAGACATGGTCGAGTTCTTCGAGCGCGAGACCGCCGTCAAATTCGTCCCCACGCTGTACCCCGACTATCACCCACACGTGGAAGGTGGCGTCGATGTCGGGCGCTCGATACTGGCAGCGCCCTACGACATTCGCGGCCTTGGGCCCGACATGGCACGCCTGCGGCCACCGCTCAAGACCATCACCTTCATCGGCATGATGTTCAATTCGTCGAATGCCGACCTCAAGCACTTCTTCAATGCCACCCGCTCGCTGACCTCGTTCGTGTATGTGGCCAAGCGCTTGCTGACCCACCTCAAGGAGTTGGCGCTGTACCGGCGCGGCACTCAGGTGACCAGCGGCAATGCCCTGGCGGCGCGGCTGGTGAAGTCGGCGCTGGACCTGGGCATTCCGATTTTGACCGGGACCCCGGCCAGGCACCTGTTGCGTGAAGGCAATCGGGTCACTGGCGTGTTGGCGAAACAAGGCGACAGCGAACTGCGCATCGAGGCGCGGCGCGGCGTGGTGCTGGCCTGTGGTGGGTTTTCCCATGACGTGCAACGGTTGAAGCAGGCCTACCCGCATGTGCGTCGGGGTGGCGAGCACTTTTCGCCGGTGCCAGCAGGCAACACGGGTGATGGTGCGCGTATGGCTGAAACGATGGGCGCCAAGGTCGATATCCGCCTGCAAGCGGCGGCGGCGTGGATGCCGGTGTCCAAGGTGCCGATGGGGGCAGGGCGATTTGTCGCGTTCCCCCATTTGCTCGACCGTTACAAGCCCGGTGTGATCGGCGTGCTGCGCTCAGGCAAGCGCTTTACCAACGAATCGAATTCCTACCACGACGTGGGTGCCGCCTTGATCGAGGCGTGTGCAGAGCAACCGGAAACCGCCATGTGGCTGGTCTGTGACCGGCGCACCCTGGCCAAGTACGGCCTGGGTTTCGCCAAGCCCTCGCCGATGCCGCTGGGGCCGCTGTTGCGTAACGGCTACTTGCTCAAGGGCAGCAGCCTCACCGAGCTGGCGCGCAAGGCCGGGATCGATGCCGCCGGGCTGGAGCAGACCGTACGTGAGTACAACCTGGGCGCCGTTCAGGGTGAGGACCGCCAGTTTGGGCGAGGTACCACGCGTTTCAATCGCTACCTGGCCGACCCGCAGCACACGCCCAACCCGTGCGTGGCGCCAGTGGCCGAGGGGCCTTACTTTGCCGTGAAGGTGATCATGGGTGACCTGGGCACCTTCGACGGCATCCGCACCAGCGTGGTCGGCGAAGTGCTGGGCGCCGATCAGCAGGCCATCGACGGCCTGTACGCCGTCGGCAACGACCGCGCCAGCATCATGGGCGGCAATTACCCCGGTGCGGGCATCACCCTGGGGCCAATCATGACCTTTGGCTACATCACCGGGCGCCACCTGGCGGGCGTCGAACAAGGGCTGGCGACAGCGGGCAAAGCGCGGGAGGTTGCATGA
- a CDS encoding NIPSNAP family protein, with protein sequence MDKPVVDHRVYTIRPRGMAAFLEAFDQLAMPILLRHLGAPLAFYTSSIGPLNQVVHLWGYDSLDDFEKRSAARDADPDFAAYLQATRDLVVAQETRIIRPVRLPSLVHR encoded by the coding sequence ATGGACAAGCCTGTCGTCGATCACAGGGTCTACACCATCCGCCCACGTGGCATGGCGGCCTTTCTCGAAGCCTTCGACCAGCTGGCCATGCCGATTCTGCTGCGCCATCTCGGTGCGCCGCTGGCGTTCTACACCAGCAGCATTGGCCCGCTCAACCAGGTGGTGCACTTGTGGGGCTATGACAGCCTCGATGATTTCGAAAAACGCAGCGCCGCGCGGGACGCTGACCCGGACTTCGCAGCCTACCTGCAGGCCACCCGCGATCTGGTCGTGGCCCAAGAGACGCGGATCATCCGGCCTGTGCGGCTGCCCAGCCTCGTTCACCGGTAA
- a CDS encoding MFS transporter, protein MNNAIDVRQLIDQQPIGRYQKWVVFLGFLIIALDGLDVALIGFIAPQLKSDWGLGAQSLGPVLSAALIGLALGALIAGPLADRYGRKAVLLGSVLLFGIWTLASAFSPDLETLVALRFLTGLGLGAAMPNASTLVSEYAPARSRSLLITLAFCGFSLGAAAGGFVSAWMIPNLGWRSVLVLGGVLPLLTVPLLCWRLPESVTFLVSKGADKRRIHAIVSRLAPERVNADSTFIVPASAPSSGGAIATILSPRYRFGTLMLWAGYVLALFLVYLFSGWLPTLVKEGGGFSVAEAAIVTACFQIGGPLGAISVGWAMDRCNPQRVLMLTFLFSGAVIFAIGQVAGDFAWLCAIAWAVGFGLNGASVGMNALAAAFYPTEARATGASWMSGIGRFGAILSAFAGAQMLAMGWSFAQVFASLLIPAVLAALAVLLQGRHAGSGRRAARQAV, encoded by the coding sequence ATGAACAACGCCATTGATGTGCGCCAACTGATCGACCAGCAACCCATCGGCCGCTACCAGAAATGGGTGGTCTTCTTGGGCTTTCTGATCATCGCCCTGGATGGGCTGGACGTCGCCCTCATCGGTTTCATCGCACCGCAATTGAAAAGCGATTGGGGCCTGGGCGCGCAAAGCCTGGGCCCCGTGTTGAGCGCGGCCCTTATCGGCCTGGCGCTCGGTGCACTGATCGCCGGCCCCTTGGCCGACCGCTATGGGCGCAAGGCGGTCTTGCTGGGCAGTGTCCTGCTGTTTGGTATCTGGACCTTGGCCTCGGCATTCTCGCCCGACCTCGAGACCCTTGTTGCCCTGCGTTTTCTGACCGGCCTGGGCCTGGGCGCCGCCATGCCCAATGCCAGCACCCTGGTCAGTGAATACGCGCCGGCGCGCAGCCGCTCGCTGCTGATCACTCTGGCCTTCTGTGGTTTCTCACTGGGTGCGGCGGCAGGCGGTTTTGTCAGTGCCTGGATGATCCCCAACTTGGGCTGGCGCAGCGTGCTGGTGCTGGGCGGCGTGCTGCCGCTGCTGACAGTGCCGTTGCTGTGCTGGAGGTTGCCCGAGTCGGTCACCTTCCTGGTCAGCAAGGGTGCTGACAAGCGTCGCATCCACGCCATCGTCAGCCGCCTGGCACCGGAGCGTGTCAACGCCGACAGCACCTTCATCGTACCGGCCAGCGCGCCCAGCAGTGGTGGGGCGATTGCGACCATTCTCTCGCCGCGCTACCGCTTTGGCACGTTGATGCTTTGGGCTGGCTACGTGCTGGCGCTGTTTCTGGTTTACCTGTTCAGCGGCTGGTTGCCCACCTTGGTAAAGGAGGGGGGCGGCTTCTCGGTGGCCGAAGCGGCCATCGTCACCGCCTGTTTCCAGATCGGCGGGCCGCTGGGGGCGATCTCGGTGGGCTGGGCCATGGACCGCTGCAACCCGCAACGGGTACTGATGCTGACCTTCTTGTTCAGCGGTGCGGTGATCTTCGCCATTGGCCAGGTGGCCGGGGATTTTGCCTGGCTGTGCGCGATTGCCTGGGCCGTGGGCTTTGGCCTCAATGGCGCGAGTGTGGGCATGAATGCCTTGGCAGCGGCGTTCTACCCCACCGAAGCGCGGGCGACCGGTGCCAGTTGGATGAGTGGCATCGGCCGCTTCGGGGCGATTCTCAGTGCGTTTGCCGGCGCCCAGATGCTGGCCATGGGCTGGAGCTTTGCACAGGTGTTCGCGTCGTTGCTGATCCCGGCGGTATTGGCTGCGCTGGCAGTGTTGTTGCAGGGGCGTCATGCCGGTTCAGGCCGGCGCGCCGCCCGGCAAGCGGTGTAA
- a CDS encoding LysR substrate-binding domain-containing protein — MLIDEELTLKKLETFLAFMRSGNLGRAAAELSTSAVSVHRAIHSLESALRCPLFKHEGRQLIPLESAYVLEKKARQLIQDAEQMVRQTREAAGFYAERFRLGALYSLTVKTVPKLVMGLKLRRSALNIDLTLGSNVDLLQRLKNHELEAILVSLDESVCDPACEQLPLFSDDIFLAVPTDSPFAEHAEVDLADLADSTFITLTQGFATHRDGARVFEQAGFEPKVAMQVNDIFTLLSMVSSGVGFALLPGRIAAVYENRVKLIALQPRYRLQQHIGVVFLKAREREPNLLALLAECRMYSREN; from the coding sequence ATGCTCATCGACGAAGAACTGACCCTCAAAAAGCTGGAAACCTTCCTCGCCTTCATGCGCAGTGGCAACCTCGGCCGCGCCGCCGCCGAGCTGTCCACCAGTGCCGTTAGCGTGCACCGCGCCATCCACTCGCTGGAAAGCGCCTTGCGTTGCCCCCTGTTCAAGCACGAAGGCCGGCAACTGATCCCGCTGGAAAGCGCCTACGTGCTGGAGAAAAAAGCCCGCCAGCTGATCCAGGACGCCGAGCAGATGGTCCGCCAGACCCGTGAGGCTGCGGGGTTCTATGCCGAACGTTTCCGCTTGGGCGCCCTGTACTCGCTAACGGTAAAGACCGTGCCAAAGCTGGTCATGGGCCTGAAACTGCGCCGCAGCGCGCTCAACATCGACCTGACCCTGGGCTCGAACGTCGACCTGCTGCAACGCCTGAAGAACCACGAACTGGAGGCCATCCTGGTGTCGCTGGACGAAAGCGTCTGCGACCCCGCCTGCGAGCAATTGCCGCTGTTCTCCGACGACATCTTCCTTGCCGTCCCCACCGACTCGCCCTTTGCCGAGCACGCCGAGGTGGACCTGGCCGACCTCGCCGACTCCACCTTCATCACCCTGACCCAAGGCTTTGCCACCCACCGTGATGGTGCGCGGGTATTCGAGCAGGCAGGGTTCGAGCCGAAGGTGGCCATGCAGGTGAACGATATCTTCACCCTGCTGAGCATGGTCAGCTCCGGCGTTGGCTTTGCCCTGCTGCCAGGGCGAATCGCTGCGGTCTACGAGAACCGGGTGAAGTTGATTGCCCTGCAACCACGCTATCGCCTGCAACAGCACATTGGCGTGGTGTTTTTGAAGGCGCGGGAACGGGAACCGAACCTGCTGGCGTTGCTGGCTGAATGCAGGATGTACAGCCGCGAAAACTGA
- a CDS encoding HAD family hydrolase: MLTALLFDLDGTLTDTDTLHLQAFRQLLREHDGRELSQAQFDAQVSGRANGELFAELFADASPQQCLALADRKEALFRSLAPSLAPMPGLLRLLEHGQACGLGMCVVTNAPRLNAEHMLQAMGLEARFEHVLVAEELERAKPDPLPYLTGLQRLGAEAGQALAFEDSLPGVKAASGAGIFTVGVATTQTAERLMDAGAGLVIEDFDDARLWALIESMG; this comes from the coding sequence ATGCTGACTGCCCTGCTGTTCGACCTCGACGGAACCCTCACCGACACCGATACCCTGCACCTGCAGGCTTTCCGCCAGTTGCTGCGCGAGCATGACGGCCGTGAACTGAGCCAGGCCCAGTTCGATGCACAGGTCAGTGGCCGGGCCAACGGCGAACTGTTCGCCGAGTTGTTTGCCGATGCCAGCCCGCAGCAATGCCTGGCCCTGGCGGATCGCAAAGAGGCGTTGTTCCGCTCGCTGGCGCCGTCGCTTGCGCCCATGCCCGGCCTGTTGCGCTTGCTGGAGCACGGCCAAGCCTGTGGCCTGGGGATGTGCGTGGTGACCAACGCCCCCCGGCTCAATGCCGAGCACATGTTGCAGGCCATGGGGCTGGAGGCCCGCTTCGAGCATGTGTTGGTGGCCGAGGAGCTTGAGCGAGCCAAGCCGGACCCGCTGCCCTACCTCACCGGGCTACAGCGGCTCGGGGCCGAGGCCGGGCAAGCGCTGGCCTTCGAGGACTCGTTGCCCGGGGTCAAGGCTGCCAGTGGTGCGGGGATCTTTACGGTTGGCGTTGCGACTACTCAGACTGCCGAACGCCTGATGGACGCCGGGGCTGGGCTGGTGATCGAGGACTTTGATGATGCGCGGTTGTGGGCGTTGATTGAATCGATGGGGTGA
- the lexA gene encoding transcriptional repressor LexA: MYSMDNLTPKRRAILEFIRERIADHGQPPSLADIATRFGFASRSVARKHITALCQAGHIDVTPNQARGIRLAQPLRRPEILEVPVLGQVAAGAPIGPDLDIHEQLLLDPSLFRRTPDYLLKVRGDSMVDDGIFDGDLVGIRQQGEARDGQVVVARLDGEVTIKRLQRQPGGYRLLPRNPAYAPIDVGPEQEFFIEGVFCGLLRRD, from the coding sequence ATGTACTCCATGGACAATCTGACCCCCAAACGCCGCGCCATTCTCGAATTTATTCGTGAGCGCATTGCTGACCACGGCCAGCCACCGAGCCTTGCCGACATCGCCACGCGCTTCGGCTTCGCCTCGCGCAGCGTCGCGCGTAAACACATCACCGCCCTGTGCCAGGCCGGCCATATCGACGTCACGCCGAACCAGGCGCGAGGTATTCGCCTGGCTCAACCGCTGCGCCGCCCGGAAATCCTGGAAGTGCCGGTGCTGGGCCAGGTCGCGGCAGGTGCCCCGATCGGCCCGGACCTCGACATTCACGAGCAGTTGCTGCTCGACCCCAGCCTGTTCCGGCGCACGCCCGATTACCTGTTGAAAGTGCGCGGCGACTCGATGGTCGATGACGGCATCTTCGACGGTGACCTGGTCGGCATTCGGCAACAGGGCGAGGCCCGTGACGGGCAGGTCGTGGTCGCCCGCCTGGACGGCGAGGTGACCATCAAGCGCTTGCAGCGTCAGCCTGGCGGTTACCGGCTGTTGCCGCGCAACCCGGCCTATGCGCCGATCGATGTGGGCCCTGAGCAGGAGTTCTTCATTGAAGGCGTGTTCTGCGGCCTGCTGAGGCGCGACTGA
- the imuA gene encoding translesion DNA synthesis-associated protein ImuA has translation MGAVVDLDRLLDQRQVWRGRQVQARPLGLQPTGHAALDQRLPEGGWPAAALSELLLASPGCGELQLLWPSLARLTTEGGRVVLVAPPFIPYAPAWQAAGVDLRWLAQVSATPADALWAAEQCLRSGSCAAVLCWPERADDRALRRLQVAAETGQALAFACRPQQAAHNPSPAALRIAIDTRPAQWRVLKSRGGMPPALPIALPG, from the coding sequence ATGGGCGCGGTGGTCGATCTCGACAGGCTGCTCGATCAGCGTCAGGTCTGGCGCGGGCGGCAGGTTCAGGCCCGGCCACTGGGGTTGCAGCCGACCGGGCATGCCGCGCTCGACCAACGCCTGCCCGAGGGCGGCTGGCCGGCCGCGGCGCTCAGCGAACTGCTGCTGGCCAGCCCGGGGTGCGGTGAGCTGCAACTGCTGTGGCCCTCACTGGCGCGCCTGACTACAGAAGGTGGCCGCGTGGTGCTGGTCGCGCCGCCGTTCATTCCCTATGCCCCGGCCTGGCAGGCAGCGGGGGTGGATCTACGCTGGCTGGCCCAGGTTAGCGCCACGCCTGCCGACGCACTGTGGGCGGCTGAGCAATGCCTGCGTTCAGGCAGTTGCGCCGCCGTGTTGTGCTGGCCGGAGCGCGCCGATGACCGGGCACTGCGGCGCCTGCAGGTGGCCGCCGAGACCGGCCAGGCGCTGGCGTTCGCCTGTCGCCCACAGCAGGCGGCACACAACCCGTCGCCGGCCGCTCTGCGTATTGCCATCGACACTCGGCCGGCACAGTGGCGTGTGCTCAAGAGCCGGGGCGGCATGCCGCCAGCGCTGCCCATCGCGCTGCCCGGCTGA